In Microbacterium enclense, the DNA window TGCGCTTCGCGATCTCCTCGCGGCCGGTGGTCGAGAGGTGCTCGAGCTCGTTGGCGAGGCGGTCGTAGGCGTCTTGCGTGAGGAACGTCACCTGAGCGTCGTTGGACACGGGTACTCCTTCGTCGAGGGCGAGCGGCATCCATCGGGGTGGCCGCCGGGGGATATGTCGAACGCCCCGGCATCGAGCCGGGGCGCGTCGTGACTGGCTATTTTACGGCACCCAGCAGGAGTTGACAAAACCTGTGGTCGCCAGCGCGAGGGTGGGGATCTCCTCCGAGAAGGCGCGGCTGTGATCCTCGGATGCCGGGTACTCCACGACGCGCCAGCCCACGGTCCCGTGCTCTTCGTCCTGTGCCTCGATCGCGCAGGCCACGGGCTCGCCGACGGGCGCGGTGAACTGGAAAGAGATGGTGACGCTGCTCGCGTCGACGACGGTGAACCCCGTGTCGGTGGCCGTGACGGATCGCATGCTGTTCGACACCGTGGTCCAGCCGAGGAGACCGGTGAGTGTCAGGGCGACGACGGCGACGATGCTCCACAGCACGATGCGTCGACGCGGCGAGGTGCTGCGGCCGTAGCGCTCATCGAGCATCTGCTGCGTCGTCATGGTGTCTCCG includes these proteins:
- a CDS encoding DUF4307 domain-containing protein — translated: MTTQQMLDERYGRSTSPRRRIVLWSIVAVVALTLTGLLGWTTVSNSMRSVTATDTGFTVVDASSVTISFQFTAPVGEPVACAIEAQDEEHGTVGWRVVEYPASEDHSRAFSEEIPTLALATTGFVNSCWVP